The DNA sequence GAATATGCGATACAGGTGCCGGCTTTTCTGAAAAAGATTTGTCCAACCTGTTTAAAAAGTTCTACAAGGGCGATGCATCAAGATCAGTGGTAAAAGGCCATTGCGGTCTCGGCTTGTATATCAGCAAATCAATAATCCAAAAACATGGTGGTGCTGTAAGAGCTTGTAATATGCCTGAAGGCGGAGCCTGCATAGAATTTAGTATCACATTCTGACTAAACAAATTTAGGAGAAATAATCCATCAAACCAGATTTTATCTCCTGCCTTTATAAAATCTTTAAAAATATCGCTTAAAATCTGAATATAGCAGTTATTGATGTGATTTCGCATTAAACATCACTTCATAATAACTTAATATAGGAGGATTTTGATGATTAACTTAAAAGGTATTGAAAAGGTTTACAAAACTGGATATAAGGATTATTCAGTCTTAAAAAACGTATCATTTGACATTAAAGCAGGCGAGTTTGTCATAATCATGGGAAAGTCAGGCAGTGGAAAATCCACTCTTATGAACATCATAACCGGAGTTGACAAACCAACAAGTGGCGATGTAGTTATTAATGGAATCGGCATAAATAGCTATAATGAAGGGAAAATGGCGCAATGGAGAGGACATAACGTAGGCATAATCTTTCAGTTTTTTCAACTGATTCCCACATTATCCGTTATAGAAAATATCTTATTACCTATGGATCTGGTAAAAAAAATCCCTGCTAAAGAAAGAGAGTCTAAAGCTGTAAAGCTATTGACCAAGGTAGGTCTTACTGAGCATGCACATAAAATGCCATCCGCCCTTTCAGGGGGAGAGCAGCAAAGGGTAGCTATTGCACGTGCTCTCGCAAATGATGTGCCAATTATAGTTGCGGATGAACCTACTGGAAACCTTGATTCAAAGAATGCAGAAATTATTTATGATTTGTTTGATAAGATAAAAAAGGAAGGGAAAACCGTTATAATGGTTACCCATGAGAGAGAGATTATCAAAGGCGCTACCAGAAAACTTGTTCTGAGAGACGGAGAAGTAATTGAAGATGTTACTCTTGTGCCGGGGGTAAAAGCTGTATGAAAAGGTTGTTTGTAAAGATAATACGCGATTTACTTAAGGACAAACTTAGGACATTTCTTTCATTATTGGCTATCGCGATAGGTATGACAGCCTTCGGTCTGGTAATGTTTTCTTACAATATATTGACAAGAGAATTGTCCGATATATTTACAGCCATAAACCCCGTATCAGCCAGCATTATGGTTGACAAAATCGATGACAGGTTGATTGACCTGACTAGGGGATTTAAAGAAATTGGTGAGTTTGAGGAAAAAGGATATTATGAACTCAGACTAAAGCTGGGTGAAAACAAGTGGAAGACACTCCACCTGTATGCTGTTAAAGATTTCAGCAAAATGAGGATTAATAAAGTGAAGAGCCAGGAAGGAAGCTTCAGCCCTGGAAAAAACGAAGTACTGATTGAAAGGGATGCACTAGGAGTTGCTAACGCTGTACTAAATAAAAACATAAAAGTAGCTTTGCCTGACTCAAGCATCCGTGAACTCAAAGTTGTTGGAGTTGTTCATGACATAGTCGTCCACCCCGCTTCCATAGAAAACATCATACCGGTTTATATTTCTTACGACTCACTTGAAGACTTAGGTCTCATAGGAAACCGGATGGATGTCATACTTGCAGATAACAAGTATGACAGAAAAAGCATATTGGCTGCCGGCAATGACTATATCAAGCTATTAGAAACTAATGGATATAAAGTAAGTGATATCGATATCTCAAGCACTCCCGGCAGAAGCATGCATCAGTCTGAATACGATTCTATCCTTTTCATCCTGCAGGTGTTTGCTATTATAGCCTTTTTACTCGGCTGCATGATCATGAGCAGTTTGTTGTCTTCCATACTTTCAAGCCAGATAAGGCAGATCGGAGTACTGAAGGCTATCGGAGCCAAAACGTCTAATATCTTCCTGTCATATATGCTTATAATGCTGGCTTTAGTATCGTTAACATCAGCAGTATCCGTACCTGCCTCAACAGCACTTGCCAAAAGCTTCTCTGTTCTGATGATGCGGTTAGGCAACATGGAACTTGGCAGTAGCAGTATACCCGTAAACCTGATTGTATTGTTTTGTGTATTGAGTTTCGTAATACCAATGATTATTTCCATATTCCCCATACGCAGGGGGGTTAAAATAACTGTAAGAGAGGCAATCAACGATTATGGAACGGTTCAGCATGCGGGCAGCAGTAGGCAGGATATGCCAGGTGTTGATTTAAGATTATTCTCAAGACCGGTTATGCTATCTATAAGGAATGCAGCAAGGCGTAAAGGCCGTTTTTATCTGAATGTAATAAGCCTGACCTTAAGTGGAGCTATTTTTATTGCTGCAATAACTGCTATGGTTTCTATGAGCTACACTATATCAAAAGACCTTGAAACATTTAATTTTGATTATCAGATTAGAACTAGCAATTCAGTTGATGATTCAAAATTGGATTATGTTATAAAAAACATCCCTGAAATAATTGGCTATGAAAATTGGGGACATGCTACAGGGAAGCTGATATATAACGACGGAAAAGCTGGTAATTTATATGATATCATGGCTCTCTCTCCCAATACCAAAGCATTTAAGCCTGAACAGATGGAGGGCAGATGGCTCTCTGACCATGATACAAATGAAATCGTAGTAGGACATCAGTTTTTTTCAAATGAACCAGCTTTCAGGTTTGGCGATACAATAGCTGTAAAATTTGGAAATAAAGAGCAACGGTTTAAGATAGTTGGCACCATCAAGGAACTTGGTTCTCCTACAATATATATGACAAAAAAAAGCTATGATAAACTGGTTCCTGCCGAAAACAAAAAGAACAGTATAAAACTTATGATTCAGCCCGGTATTTCAGAAAAACAAAACTTGTATCAAAAAACAGAAGACAGGCTTAGAGAAGCAGGAGTAATTATTTTTCAGAGCGAAAGCATGGAAGAATTGCTTGAGGTTTTGGAAGCACACGGCACACTGATTATTGTATTCTTTCTGGCAATTTCTATAATGGTGGTGGTAGTTGCAGGTTTCGGACTTTCATCAACAATGAATGTACAGGTCACTGAAAGAACAAGAGAAATCGGCATCATGAAAGCAATGGGGGCATCCAGGAGGCAAATCAAAAGAATTGTAACTGCTGAGAGTGTATTTATTTCCATTGTAAGCTGGTTGGTTTCAATCATACTTGGTATACCTCTTGGTGCGCTGGTAGCTTTCGTAGTGGGCAACATCATGGTTAGCACCTCACTGGATGTTAACTATGCGCAAAGCTACATACCTGTTGTAATATGGTTAGTGTTAACGCTTACAATAAGTTATGCAGCGAGCAGGACTGCTTCTAAACGGGCATCAAAAATGAGTGTCAAAGAGACACTTGCATTTGAATAATAATAAGTATCGGTAAACAATTGTCTTCCAGGCTGAGTAAAAGGTATTTTACTCAGCCTTTTTTATTAACCGCTCCACAATCCCCCTTTTTCAAAAAATATCAAGAATGTATTCTGACTTTATAAAATCTTTAAAATTCAGTATTACCATTAATATATAAAATGAAAATAATCAGATGGAGGACAGAAATATGAAAGTTTTAGAAAATAAAAGGGCGGTTATTACAGGAGGCAGTGAAGGAATAGGTTTTTCAATTGCAAAATCCTTTGCAAAGAACGGGTGCGATGTTCTATTGATAGCCAGAAACCGGGATAAGCTTGATAAAGCAGCTTCAGATTTATCAGTATATGGAACAAAAGTAGAGACCATATCTTTTGATCTGTCAAATACTGAGTCTATAATGGAATTAGCAGGCAGTATTACGGATATTTACCCCAAAATAGATATACTTGTCAATAATGCCGGCGGAGCAGAATTTAAAGCCTTTGAAAGTGTATCCGCAAAGTGCTTCGACTATCTCTTTGATTTAAATGTAAAATCTATGTTCCTTCTTACACAAGGCTTATTGCCGGCACTCAAACAAAACAATGGCACCATTATAAACATCTCTTCTTTTCATGCACAAAGAGTAATGCCGGGATACCCTTCTACAGTGTATTCCATAGCAAAAGCCGCCGTTAATGCCTTTACTAAAAGTCTGGCTTATGAGCTGGGTCCCCAGGGTATAAGGGTGAATGCCATAGCTCCCGGTAATGTAAGCACTTCTAAAGTCAGAGCAGCTATGGAAAATATTCCTGAGCAAGCTAAGGGCAGGATGCAGGAAATGATACGGACTATATACCCGCTCGGAAGGGTAGGAACTCCTGACGAATTGGGTGGAATAGCAGTCTATCTGGCTTCCGAACAGGCAGCATGGGTTACCGGAAGCATATTTAACATAGATGGCGGAATTACAACGAATTAAAAGAGCTGAACAAGAATTGGAGTGATACTCATGAATAATACTAATCAAATCAAAACTGTCAAAGGGACTTTCTGGGGGGCAGCAGCCTTCTATCTTCTTATAGCTTTTGAATTTTTCTATATGGCAAGTCCCTTTGCCGTCTATTTTTATTCCGTTTACAGACCCGTATTGAACTTTTTTAATGATTCACCGTTATTAGCCGGGCTGATAATTTACTTTATGCCTCACTTTACTGAAACATCTTCAGTAATCATTAATTCACATAATATTTTAGGAGGGATATTGGCTTTATCAGGTTTCCTAGCCTTTTGTGTAGGGGCGTCACAGGTTTACTATCACAAGCTTGCAAAAAAAGGAGCTGTCACAGGCGGTATCTATAACTTCATACGCCATCCTCAATATGCATCCTTTATAGTATGCAGCTTCGGCTTGCTCTTGTTATGGCCCAGATATATAGTTCTTATAATGTTCATTACCATGATTTTTGCATATTACCTGCTGGCAAAAGTAGAAGAGAAGGAATGTGAAGCAAAATTCGGACAGACTTATTTAGACTATAAAAACAAGACCAACATGTTCC is a window from the Clostridia bacterium genome containing:
- a CDS encoding FtsX-like permease family protein — translated: MKRLFVKIIRDLLKDKLRTFLSLLAIAIGMTAFGLVMFSYNILTRELSDIFTAINPVSASIMVDKIDDRLIDLTRGFKEIGEFEEKGYYELRLKLGENKWKTLHLYAVKDFSKMRINKVKSQEGSFSPGKNEVLIERDALGVANAVLNKNIKVALPDSSIRELKVVGVVHDIVVHPASIENIIPVYISYDSLEDLGLIGNRMDVILADNKYDRKSILAAGNDYIKLLETNGYKVSDIDISSTPGRSMHQSEYDSILFILQVFAIIAFLLGCMIMSSLLSSILSSQIRQIGVLKAIGAKTSNIFLSYMLIMLALVSLTSAVSVPASTALAKSFSVLMMRLGNMELGSSSIPVNLIVLFCVLSFVIPMIISIFPIRRGVKITVREAINDYGTVQHAGSSRQDMPGVDLRLFSRPVMLSIRNAARRKGRFYLNVISLTLSGAIFIAAITAMVSMSYTISKDLETFNFDYQIRTSNSVDDSKLDYVIKNIPEIIGYENWGHATGKLIYNDGKAGNLYDIMALSPNTKAFKPEQMEGRWLSDHDTNEIVVGHQFFSNEPAFRFGDTIAVKFGNKEQRFKIVGTIKELGSPTIYMTKKSYDKLVPAENKKNSIKLMIQPGISEKQNLYQKTEDRLREAGVIIFQSESMEELLEVLEAHGTLIIVFFLAISIMVVVVAGFGLSSTMNVQVTERTREIGIMKAMGASRRQIKRIVTAESVFISIVSWLVSIILGIPLGALVAFVVGNIMVSTSLDVNYAQSYIPVVIWLVLTLTISYAASRTASKRASKMSVKETLAFE
- a CDS encoding SDR family oxidoreductase, whose amino-acid sequence is MKVLENKRAVITGGSEGIGFSIAKSFAKNGCDVLLIARNRDKLDKAASDLSVYGTKVETISFDLSNTESIMELAGSITDIYPKIDILVNNAGGAEFKAFESVSAKCFDYLFDLNVKSMFLLTQGLLPALKQNNGTIINISSFHAQRVMPGYPSTVYSIAKAAVNAFTKSLAYELGPQGIRVNAIAPGNVSTSKVRAAMENIPEQAKGRMQEMIRTIYPLGRVGTPDELGGIAVYLASEQAAWVTGSIFNIDGGITTN
- a CDS encoding ABC transporter ATP-binding protein; translated protein: MINLKGIEKVYKTGYKDYSVLKNVSFDIKAGEFVIIMGKSGSGKSTLMNIITGVDKPTSGDVVINGIGINSYNEGKMAQWRGHNVGIIFQFFQLIPTLSVIENILLPMDLVKKIPAKERESKAVKLLTKVGLTEHAHKMPSALSGGEQQRVAIARALANDVPIIVADEPTGNLDSKNAEIIYDLFDKIKKEGKTVIMVTHEREIIKGATRKLVLRDGEVIEDVTLVPGVKAV